From the genome of Cynocephalus volans isolate mCynVol1 chromosome 15, mCynVol1.pri, whole genome shotgun sequence:
TTGGGTATTCTAGAAGTCAGAGAAAAGTAACTTAGCTGTTATGTGAGTCCAAAAAACACTGAGTACTTTTTGATTAGGCTTAGAATTGAGGAAGTTGAGGGTCAAGATCCTCATAATAATTAACAAAGAGCTTCGCCTTCACATTTCCTTGTTTCCCACCTCAAAGCATGCTACAACCTCCTAGGGAATGGgtataaaagggaaaatatgggAAATCAAACATGTAGCAGCAGCTAAGAAACCGTGATCTTTCTATGTTAACAACAGCATGTCATTGGGAAGGTAGCAATCTTGGAAGGCATGAGAAAAAGAACTCCAAATGCCTTCTTGAAGGAATCTAGGTATGTAAACAGCGCCCACGTTTTATTCATGGCAAACCTCACAGTAGGTAGGAGTCTGTGTATTTTGAATTTATAGGGAAGCTCTTCATCCCGTGAATGCATAGGCACCAGGAGAGAGTGATGTAAATTTACTTAAGACTCATAGGGAGACCAAGGTGGGGGTGGTCATTGCACTGAACATTACTTTCTTGAAAATTCTCCATTAGTTATCTTTTCAGGTTAGACTTTATACAGTTTTCCATGTGAGTCTCAGTTCTCCCGGGGACCCTTTCCCTCGACTAATTCACTCCCACTTTTCTGTCTTCCCCCTTTCCTACTTCTCCTTTCTGCTAAAGATCTTATAAGTTTAAGACACTTTGCTTTCTGGACTCTGTTCTCTCCTACATTTATTCACCCCTTTTTTATGCAAAATGATTCACACTTCTCGAAGTTCTCTCCTCACTGAGTCAGTCAGTCAGCAAGTGTAAATTACCGCCAGCCACAGTTTCTAGGTTCTGGGTCTGCTTTATCTATACGTTGTCTAGATTGCAGTGCTGAAGACTGTCAAGGAAAACCAGAGCTGGACAGGTTAACATGGCAGCAAAATTAGATTTTATTCAGGAACTAACTATTGCAATAGAAGGGAAAAGATCTCGGTATAAAACTGGGCTCAGTTCTGAATACAAGGAAAAGTGAGGATTTATTGCCAAGAAGCAGGGTGGAAAGTgggtggatggaaaattactgagGGGtggatggaaaataaataagaggGTAGGGTAAGTTTTGTTAACAGAAGTTTTGCTGCAGGCAAGCCAAGGTGGTCAAGTATCACCTGGGAGGTGGCAGCAGAGTGAGGAACGTGATCAGATATTCTGGGTGGGGACTCTGGCTAAACCCACTTGATAGGATTTTTACTAAAACTGGGTAACATAGTGACAAACACAGAAGCCCAGAGGTAGAGGTTGAGAAGAGGGTTCAGAGGAACCTGTCTAATGTTTGATCAAGGAGAGAGTCTCGTCTAGATACCGAGGTTAACAGACAGAATCCCAGACCTCAGCCAGTGCAGTTTACCCTCCAGTGAATAACTGTGTAAGTCACTAACAAATACGGACTCAATTATTCCCTCCCGGGAACTCCATTCCCCCTGGACCCCAGGACACCACGTTCTATGGCCCTCCCTCTATTGGGCTCTTTCTCCTCTTGAACACTTCAATTTTGGGTTTATGTTAGTCTCAGGCCTCAGTATATTTCTCTATATAAGTTTGAAACCATCCAAGAAGATGGCAGGATTGGGAGAAGTGTGAGCACAGAAGACTCCTGGACAGTGttaaagcaaaactaaaataaagagcAGGGCTGAAAAATCCCTGAGCAAACAAAACCAACTAGCCTTCGAAATAGCCTTAACCTTGCTTACACTGCaaacataaacataaacaaacatcacttggatcatttctttgtgtgtgtgtgtgtgtgtgtgtgtgtgttttttttaaggCAAGTCAAGTGAAGCattgggagtggagaaggaacacaGAAATCTGTGATTGATTGTGATCAATTAGCTGTAAACTCCTCCACACTCAGACCCACCCTGGGTCATTTCTGATAAATACTTAAGTTAGACAGAAGTGAAACTGAATCCCAATCATTAGCATCCACATGATTATGCGATTAGGAACCTCCCGACAAGGTAAACTAAAGAAGGCAATTTTATAACTGCACCAATCATGTTCTTTACTTTGCTTCCATATGGTGAAGAGGCACTTGGTGAAGAATTGCAGACAACATGCCACCTGCACAGACGCTTTTGCTTGGTACCTAAAAGGGATGGATGTGTCTGGCCCATATTGTTGGAGAAAGACTTATCGCAGGGATGTTCTAATCAAAGAACTGTTACCATTTTCTGGTCGGTGTTGAGGCTTGAGAGCAAATTTTAAGAAACTATGAAGAGGTTTCCCAGAAAATGGAGGCACTGGCTGAGCTCTCAAAGGACTTTCAGGATGTCATAGACCCTGGCTATGCTCACAGACAGAGGGGCTCTGCAGGACCTGAAGGACGTGATGATGGGGCCCCATGGCTGACTAGGGCTGGTCAAAGCTGTGAAGGGGGAATGTTTAGGAGATATGGCTATCAAGATACCAGGGGGAAGAGGGATGAGAGAGATGCCAGGGGAGTGAGAAAGACTGGGAACTCTAGCCCCAGGCACACTGACCTGGGCTGGGTGGTGCAGCCCCCCACACTGAGGCTGCTTGGAATCCTTGGGGAGGTAGAGAGCCCATACACACTCCACGGTTATCACCTATAGGTACAGAAGACATAGGCAAATTgtacattgttattattactaacaATAATACCTGTCTCCTATAGCTGAAATCGGACTCCTTGGGTCATTCGGATGGCCCTGGTGGCACCGTCCTAAATAAACTGCAACAGGACTTGAAACCTCTATGTTTTAATGAAAAGTATCCCATTTTTTACCTCCTGGAAGCCCTAATAGGTAAGAATGATTTGGCAAAAGGGTGGAAGAGTCACAAGGTTGATCCCCAGAGCCCCTGCATGGCCTGAGTTAGATGCCACCTCTCCAAAGCCCTTCAAATATTGTGATCTCTCATTGTCACGTCACACCTCTCTCCTGGGTCAGGAGAGCTCAGTGTGATATTTCACCAAGTGATGCAGAAGCCCAGAGAGTGACCAGCCCTTGGTCATCAGACATGTATATCACTGGAGGTGGATGCTTCCAGCCCCAGCCTCAGAATCCCATCCTCTGGGCCATGTTATTTAGCAACCTGGAGACCATCCCAAGAGCAGAGGAAGGACTTTCCAGGGCAGAGACCTTGACTTTCAAGCCTCACAGGTTTATTCCTCTGCCTCAGAGTTCCCCTCTtacacatgtcctcattcatggCGGGAGACGAAACTCTGGACCCTCATGTTCTTTCCCCACATGACCCCTCCCGCAGTGCTGAGTGACACCCAACAGGATCTGCTGGCCCTGTCCATGGGAAAAAGGATCCTGCTCCATCAGCAGGAGCTGGTGAGAAATCCCCAGGGGCCAGAGGGAGGCGGGGAGacgaatgggtaaagggtcacggaaatcaattacaatgtatattgagaattaaaaataaaaataaacttttaaacataaaataattttaaaaaagaaatccccaGGAGCCAGCAGTCCAGGGAAGAGGGTAAGGGAAGCAGGGTTAAGAAGAATGATTCTGAGAAAAGACAGGTTTCCACTGGGAGGGGAGACAGGATCCCAGTGTGGCCACTAGGAAACCTCTGGCCGTGCTCTCCCTCTGCACAGTGCCCACTGGGTGGCAGTCTGCCTGCTGGTGGCAGGCGAGTATCAGTTTCCATGGCAACCCTGCAGGGGGCCCCAACAGGTCTGCAATAGCCATTTAGGAACGCAGGTCTTTGGAAGCTCAGGGGATGTGAGTAACAGCCCTGCTCTAGCTACACAGTTACCAGTGGCAAATTGTTGATTTTCTCTccccatatatatgtatctataaatacatatgtgtgtatagacatacacatacacatgtacgTACGCATACAGAAATCCAAATACCACTGTTCTGCGAGATAAGCTTATTATCACCATTTCATAGCCAAGAAACCAATGTTCGATGATTTCCAATAACAATCACACGACATGAGCAGTACGTGACTCCTGGTCCCCTTGACCCCAAAGCTCTTGCCCCTTCCATTCCCTTTCATGGCCCCTGACTGTTGGGACAGAAGTTTTCTCTTCCTGATCTCAAAGTCTGGTCTGTACAATCTGACCATCCTTCTTTTAGGTAAGGAGCATTCTAGAAACCAACTTCAAATACCCCTGGAGCATTCCCTTCACCCTCTACCCCAAGCTCCTCAGCCCACTGCGTGGTGAGGGTTTGGCCATCACCTATGGCCTGCTGGAGGAGTGTGGCCTGAAGATGGAGGTGAACAGCCCCAAGTCAACCTGGGATCTAGAAGCCAAGATGCCCCTGTGTGCCCTCTATGGGACCCTGTCATTGCTGCAGCAGCTGGCTGAGGCCTCCCTGATGAGCAGTCAGTCCAGAGAGGCCTGACCCCACCCCAGTCTATGCTGTGAGAGTCCTTGGTGGGCTGCACAGACAGGGCCAGGCCTATGCTTTTCCAGGGAGGGAAGGGAcagtgtttggcagagatttcaGAGAATATTCTAGGATGATGGAAATACTCTATATCTTCACAAGAGTTTATGATTTGTCAAACCCATCAAATAGTATGTTAAAGATTTAAGCATTTCAggttatgtgaattttacttcAAAACAATGTAAACAACTATTGAACTGTAGTTAATAATGTGCATTCTCAATTGTTTTGGGTGAAGTGTGCTAATGTCTGTAACTTATattgaaacacatcaaaaaattatgtaGATTGAAgaacagacagagaaacagataTGTAACCAGGAGAATGTGGTATTATATTAAGAACAAGAGTTTTTTATTCTTGAAGCATTTTCATTTGTCCGAAattgtttcaaaatgaaaattacccCCCAAGAATTATGTGCGTCAATCATTGTGTGACTTTCCTGGGACATGCTGCTTTTGAGCTGCAGATTCGATTCTTCCTTCATATCAGTTTTCTCATATTATGGAAGACATGTTATATTCTCTCTGTGGGGTTCTCAGTTTCACAGTCAGTCACCATTCTTTTGAGTCCTCTAAATACGTTTTATCTTATCGAATTGCTCTCTCTCTacttttttcctttgcattttctgAGATCGTGGTAGATATTTCCTCCATGTCTATAACTCAGCTCTCACCTGTAATTATCATTCTACCTGCTTTTCTACTTTATGAATTAGTCTAGCAATTGTGTTGTTTTGACTTTGTTCCCTGAGCGCTGTagtctcccttttcatttaattctgttttttcttctcctctttcaGGTTTCTTTATTGAGGTTATTTCTCTTAAACACAAACAATTAATACATTATCTTCTTTCTCTTGAGCCATGTCTTCTACTCCAATCTTCTGCTCTCCTTTTTTCCTGTAGTGTGTTTGCACGACACCATGTCACCTTTTTCCCTGTATTGTTTCATCCGCAGTATGAGCGGCTCTGTTTAAACTGTCTACCTGCACAATGACAGCAGGGTAGGTGACTTTTTCTTGACTCCCTAGCCACTTTAATAGAGACCTGTTTCTCTTCCACTGCAAACTAGGGTCTGAAAAGTGTTTCTTAGAGCCAAAAGTCACGGCacgagggaggggagaagggcttACCAGGCTATGAGCCGTCTCAGACGGCTGACCTGGACTCTATCCCCTCTTCTATGTGTTTGCTAAACACCCAGGACGTGAGTTCCTTCATCTCAGCAGAAGCCTTTGTCTTTCCAATACAGGAACACCCTTGGTCTTCTGAGAAGCACTTCAGACAGTTAGCCTGGCTTGCCTGGGGGAGAAAAATTGATTTGGCACCTGGGCAAGGTCCTGTCAGTCACAGAACACAGTTACAGGAGTGATTGCCACATTCCACTTATACAGCTTTGCTTTCCCCAAACCTTTGTTACATTCAGTGTCACCCCTCTCTTCCCAGAAGCCATGTCCAGtctttccctcccccatcctctCTCCCCCACATCCCCAATGTCCCAACGAAGCAGACGAGGGCAACAGATTTATTAAGCAATGTTTCTTGGGGGCCTTGTGCTGAGAGCCCATGAAGTGGAGAAGGGCGCGTTGGCCTCCTGCTTCCTCAGATCTTGTCTCactcatattttctgttttctcccgGGTTGAGAATGTCCTGggatgctttttgttttttaactcatGATAATTAAGTTGGAATGTTTagcattcatttcttttctctttccacccaacaaaaagaaaacagaatggtgCATTCTAGAAGTCTCTCCCATCTCTGCtcgttgctttgtgttgcttcaccccccatggatttgccacccctcttcccctgggtgacggagatgcaaatgattactcaaagcccatctcttctgagcagtgagaagccctgaagtggttaacttccctgagaccctccagcaagaggcattgcttccttgggaaattaaccccgaattggggttctcttcctgcatttattttccagaccaggaagttacaggaagaaaacataggtggggttatagtttagcaatataggctggtaactttcagtgaaacaagccagatgacattccagtagacaattaagtgatctaatggcaatttctcagtatctttacataacaatcagtaactagtctgtccttgagccagcaaccctgctgtgccacaaatctttatcttacaccagagactttatagcctgaggaaaactTCTAGTCCTCTGCAacgtcaatatttgaaactgcaagactttggaaaaccaggccctgtgaggtacatatgccttatagtatattccacatctccctaGAGCTCTGCTTCCATGGGAAGACTGGGCTCTCGTGCTGGGCAGTGAGCACCTCTCTGCGTTCCTGCTCCTGAGCTGAGGGTTTTAGTGTCACCCTTCAGAGTGGACTCTCTCCTCCTCTGGGTGCTTCCGTGGCTGGCAGAGCTAGGAGTGACGTGAAACGTGGCCAAGTGGAGCTGTACAGACtcatcttcctccctcctttgccATCCATGTTCTTGCTTTTAAGTAATTTCtgctgcttaaaaaaaataaataactaatttgCTATTTAACTGCCTTCATGTACCCTTGGTTCCCTTCTTCCCTTAAAGCAGTTTGACTAATTTTCTCTTGCAGCCAAAAGATcctcaattaagaaaaatagtttAACCTCATTTCTTATTGTGGTTTATCTGAGTATAAGACCCAGGAATTCTTACTTTCAGAGTTAACAGTTACTAAGCATCAAAGCACACACTGGGCACTTTTTACACAGCAGCTCACCTAGTCTTCCATGCAGTTAGGAGAGGGACAGAATCGCCATTCTACCAATGAGACACATGGACTCATGGGGTGAATAACTGTCCCAAGTTCATGAAACTGGTTAGAgtcagagctggaattcaaactaATGTTTATCTGATCCCAAAGTCACTACTGGGATATACTGTCTCTCccgggacagagagacagaaagacagagggagagatggagggtgagacagagggagagagagagaatttgattCCGCACAAGGGGTGGGGGCCTCAATCAGTTACATCAAAGTCTTGGCATGattactgtttttatttgtatagATTTGCCTATCCAAACACATTCCCACCGATATCTCATTGTATCCCCGTGAGATAGGTAGGACAAGCCCTTACTGTACACAGATGCCAAGGGACTTGGTCAGGACTGCACAGCAATTTAGAGACAGCTGCACTCATATCTGAGACCAGAACTGTTTCCATTAAACCATGCTCCTTACACAGAGCATACAAGAAGGAATGGTCAGGAGTTAACAAGAGTCGTGTTATCATTttcctgaagctcagagaagtgaagcagCTAAAGTGACTTCTGATCCCACCTGAGAGGTTGGTGACAGAGCTGGATGAGGGAGCATGTCTCAGGGTCCCACAGGTAGACGGAGATCGATGGTCTTAGGGGTGGATGCAGAGACCCTTCTTCCTGCTGTTCTGCCCACTCATGGAGGTAACTTTCCAAGGTCACGAGGCTGACTCAGAGCTGGGACTCAAGCAAAGGTTATCTGACCCCAGTCTGCTATGCTTGGACAGTAGTGGACTGGACATCCAGGATGCAGGCCTCATGTGGGACAGCCCCAGCAACTGTCGAGAATGACAGGCAGAGGCCGGGCCTGGAGGGACGGACCCAGGAAAGGACATGATCAGTGGTCAAGGGACACAGACTACCGGGTCAAAGCAGGACATCCTCTTCTCATGAATCTTCCTGGGATTTCTGAGACATTGCACAAGTCAAGCTCCAGCCAAAGACACAACCTTTATTCctaaacaaaaaaccaaagatCCTTACCCCTCTGTCTCTCCACATGTACCTTCCACTAAGGGTCTCACCCAGACCAACCTGGTTATGAATATCTATGCTTTGGTAAGTGTGTATCAGTCAGCTTGGGTTGCCATAACATTCTGTTGAGGTTTAAAcatcagaaatgtatttctcacagttctggaggctgggaagttcaagatcaaggtgccagcataaTCAGGTCCTGGTGAGGGCACTCATCTTGGCTTACAGAAGGCCACCTTCTTaccgtgtcctcacatgacagagagagagagagagacagcaagctctctggtgtctcttcctaaAGTAAGCTTTCTAAAgtccccaccctcatgacctcatctaaccccatgtacctcccaaaggccccacctccaaataccattacaCTGGGGGTTtgggcttcagcatatgaatttggggtagatgcaaacattcagatcataacaAAGGGGAAAACCAAATGCAAGCCCTGTGCTGTTGTGGGGCCCATAGCTCGAAATCCAGCTCTTAAAGCAGGAGAGAAATGGAGAATAAATGCAAGGCCTGAGGAATGACATGAGAACTGGCAGTCTGCATCGAGGCGAGGCTTGTTCCACTGAAACCCGGGCCTCCGGTGCCTACAAGGAAAAAGCCCAGCCACCCTGGAGCTGCTTGGCCTCTGGGGCCCCCACCCTTGCCCTGCAGGCCCAGCCACCCGCTGCTCGCTGTTGTGAGgttctttcttcctcctgttaATTTCCTCTCCAGGACAAGGTGCAGGTGGAAACTGCTTCCCAATGTCTGAGCACAGGGGGCGCAGCAGAGAGCAGCAATGAAGAGCCACTTTTTTCAGTGAAGCTGATGCTGGTTTTCATTGGTGATGgcgatttgtttgtttgtttgtaaagaCAGTATAGCCTGGAGGTTAAGACTGCAAACTTCAAAGCTGGTCTCCCCTAGATATAAggccctgctctgccacttactagtggTGTGTCAGGGGCAAGTGATTTAACTTGTGGCTCGAgttcttagtttttaaaactgGGATGATCATATTCAACCTCATGAAGCTGTTGTAACGAGCTAAGACACGTGCAGCACCTGGCTGGCA
Proteins encoded in this window:
- the LOC134363722 gene encoding LOW QUALITY PROTEIN: gasdermin-C-like (The sequence of the model RefSeq protein was modified relative to this genomic sequence to represent the inferred CDS: inserted 2 bases in 1 codon), producing MAAKLDFIQELTIAIEGKRSRYKTGLSSEYKEKNYEEVSQKMEALAELSKDFQDVIXTLAMLTDRGALQDLKDLKSDSLGHSDGPGGTVLNKLQQDLKPLCFNEKYPIFYLLEALIVLSDTQQDLLALSMGKRILLHQQELVRSILETNFKYPWSIPFTLYPKLLSPLRGEGLAITYGLLEECGLKMEVNSPKSTWDLEAKMPLCALYGTLSLLQQLAEASLMSSQSREA